One genomic region from Conexibacter woesei DSM 14684 encodes:
- a CDS encoding flavin monoamine oxidase family protein, whose amino-acid sequence MEETSCDAIVVGGGFAGVTAARELSNAGLSTTLLEARDRLGGRTWTSQFGSRTVELGGGWVHWRQPHVWAEMTRSGIGIAEDDWRFDTALFGAPVQRHPPEEAFARVRELFTRFAGDAGALLPHPHDPLRVTGVAALDARSMQDRLDEMRLTGSDEEWLSGLLYEIAGSPLDEAALLQVVRWMALSDWDIDRWYDTNRYRPVGGTVAVLDGIVASGRFDVQLSAPVSAVDAGRDAVRVVTRDGRAFRASTVVIATPVNVWPHIDFGPGLPAAHREAGRVGWGKPHQDKVWIEVRGSLGRVFGQLPAPAPLNFFWTHEAWEGGQLIIGINANPALDVTDEEQVAATIRRYVPEIDEVVAVSGHDWAADEYTRGGNTGHRPQQVTRNLHALQQPWGRVAFATADIASGWFGYIDGAIESGIRAARDCRAILAR is encoded by the coding sequence ATGGAGGAGACGAGCTGCGACGCGATCGTCGTCGGCGGCGGGTTCGCCGGCGTCACGGCGGCGCGCGAGCTGTCGAACGCGGGGCTGAGCACGACGCTGCTCGAAGCGCGCGATCGGCTCGGCGGGCGCACCTGGACCAGCCAGTTCGGCAGCCGGACCGTCGAGCTCGGCGGCGGCTGGGTGCACTGGCGCCAGCCGCACGTGTGGGCGGAGATGACCCGCAGCGGGATCGGGATCGCGGAGGACGACTGGCGGTTCGACACCGCGCTGTTCGGCGCGCCCGTCCAGCGGCATCCGCCCGAGGAGGCGTTCGCGAGGGTGCGCGAGCTGTTCACGCGGTTCGCCGGCGACGCCGGCGCACTGCTGCCGCATCCGCACGACCCGCTGCGCGTCACTGGCGTCGCCGCGCTGGATGCCCGCTCGATGCAGGACCGGCTCGACGAGATGAGACTCACGGGGTCCGACGAGGAGTGGCTCTCCGGGCTGCTGTACGAGATCGCGGGCTCTCCGCTGGACGAGGCGGCTCTGCTGCAGGTCGTCCGCTGGATGGCGCTGAGCGATTGGGACATCGACCGCTGGTATGACACGAACCGTTACCGGCCCGTCGGCGGAACCGTCGCGGTGCTCGACGGCATCGTCGCGAGCGGCCGCTTCGACGTCCAGCTCTCGGCGCCGGTGAGCGCGGTCGACGCAGGCCGCGACGCAGTCCGTGTGGTGACGCGCGACGGCAGGGCGTTCCGAGCCAGCACCGTCGTGATCGCGACGCCGGTGAACGTCTGGCCGCACATCGACTTCGGTCCCGGGCTGCCGGCCGCGCATCGCGAGGCGGGACGGGTCGGCTGGGGCAAGCCGCATCAGGACAAGGTGTGGATCGAGGTCCGGGGCTCGCTCGGTCGCGTCTTCGGCCAGCTCCCCGCGCCCGCGCCGCTGAACTTCTTCTGGACCCACGAGGCGTGGGAGGGCGGTCAGCTGATCATCGGCATCAACGCGAACCCGGCGCTCGACGTGACCGACGAGGAGCAGGTCGCCGCGACGATCCGCCGCTACGTCCCGGAGATCGACGAGGTCGTCGCCGTCTCCGGACACGACTGGGCCGCCGACGAGTACACGCGCGGCGGCAACACGGGCCACCGCCCGCAGCAGGTCACGCGCAACCTGCACGCGCTCCAGCAGCCGTGGGGTCGCGTCGCGTTCGCGACGGCCGACATCGCGAGCGGCTGGTTCGGCTACATCGACGGAGCGATCGAGTCGGGGATCCGAGCGGCCCGTGACTGCCGCGCGATCCTCGCGCGATGA
- a CDS encoding RidA family protein, with protein MTRSEPFAIAERRCLPWAPAVDFSQALVTNAPLVLTAGQGPFGADGSIVAVGDPAGQMRQTFQNLSTVLEAVGASLASVVSQTVYLARAEDFEVFKSVRREFYAPPFPAATTLRVDLLEPAMLIELTAVAAVGVERTER; from the coding sequence ATGACGAGATCCGAGCCGTTCGCGATCGCGGAGCGCCGCTGCCTGCCGTGGGCTCCAGCGGTCGACTTCTCCCAGGCGCTCGTCACGAACGCGCCGCTGGTGCTCACCGCCGGGCAGGGACCGTTCGGTGCGGACGGGTCGATCGTGGCCGTCGGCGACCCCGCCGGGCAGATGCGGCAGACGTTCCAGAACCTGTCGACGGTCCTGGAGGCGGTCGGCGCGTCGCTGGCGAGCGTCGTGAGCCAGACGGTCTATCTGGCGCGCGCCGAGGACTTCGAGGTCTTCAAGTCCGTGCGCCGGGAGTTCTACGCGCCGCCGTTCCCGGCGGCGACGACGTTGCGCGTCGACCTGCTCGAGCCGGCGATGCTGATCGAGCTGACGGCCGTCGCGGCCGTCGGGGTGGAGCGAACCGAGCGCTAG
- a CDS encoding IclR family transcriptional regulator: MGNSATRPSATRNGARASTINVLAKTSALLDALDDAGELTPAEIADRIGEPRSSVYRLLDSLENIGFVAPGVKRGYIQLGIKLYRLGSSAVRHRNLRAAALPLMLDLRDQTGSTIFLTIRSGDEALCIERIEGSTIVNNALLPGTTGPLHIGAGGKALLAAEPPAFWDEYAASGLVGFTQYSVTTRDGLVAMLEQVKQTGISISDQDRLLGMAGVGAQIHDHDGHVCAAISLSGPLPLVLEDQRERSFALITDAAAQVSAALGYEQATV, from the coding sequence ATGGGGAACTCCGCGACCAGACCGTCAGCGACGCGCAACGGAGCGCGCGCGAGCACGATCAACGTGCTGGCCAAGACCAGCGCCCTGCTCGACGCGCTCGACGACGCGGGGGAGCTGACGCCCGCCGAGATCGCCGATCGCATCGGCGAACCGCGCAGCAGCGTCTATCGCCTGCTGGACAGCCTCGAGAACATCGGCTTCGTCGCGCCAGGCGTGAAGCGCGGCTACATCCAGCTCGGGATCAAGCTGTACCGCCTCGGCAGCAGCGCGGTCCGCCACCGCAACCTGCGCGCGGCGGCACTGCCGCTGATGCTCGACCTGCGCGACCAGACGGGCAGCACGATCTTCCTCACGATCCGCAGCGGCGACGAGGCGCTCTGCATCGAGCGCATCGAGGGCAGCACGATCGTCAACAACGCGCTGCTGCCCGGGACGACCGGGCCGCTCCACATCGGGGCCGGCGGCAAGGCTCTGCTCGCCGCGGAGCCGCCGGCGTTCTGGGACGAGTACGCCGCAAGCGGCCTCGTCGGCTTCACGCAGTACAGCGTCACCACGCGTGACGGGCTCGTCGCGATGCTCGAGCAGGTCAAGCAGACGGGCATCTCGATTAGCGATCAGGACCGGCTGCTCGGCATGGCCGGCGTCGGAGCGCAGATCCATGACCACGACGGGCACGTGTGCGCGGCGATCTCGCTCAGCGGACCGCTCCCGCTCGTGCTCGAGGACCAGCGCGAGCGCAGCTTCGCGCTCATCACGGACGCCGCGGCGCAGGTCTCCGCCGCGCTCGGCTACGAGCAGGCGACGGTCTAG
- a CDS encoding VOC family protein: protein MEAAQMNPAGFRADQIGIVVHDLDRALARYERALGGGPWRIWTYGPRNVPRLTYRGADAAFEMRVALSSSVPQIELIEAISGPSIYTEWLDRHGEGLHHLGMFEEDVDGGIARMAAQGFDLMQSGRGYGRDGDGGFLYFDTAAELGVILELIEVPARRRTPEAIWPLPESVQARA, encoded by the coding sequence ATGGAGGCAGCGCAGATGAACCCTGCGGGATTTCGCGCAGACCAGATAGGGATCGTGGTCCATGACCTCGACCGCGCACTCGCACGCTATGAGCGTGCGCTCGGTGGTGGGCCATGGCGGATCTGGACGTATGGGCCGCGCAACGTGCCGCGACTGACGTATCGCGGGGCGGACGCCGCCTTCGAGATGCGAGTCGCGTTGTCATCGTCGGTGCCGCAGATCGAACTGATCGAGGCGATCAGCGGGCCGAGCATCTACACCGAATGGCTCGACCGCCACGGAGAGGGCCTGCACCACCTCGGAATGTTCGAGGAGGATGTCGACGGCGGCATCGCGCGCATGGCGGCGCAGGGGTTCGACCTGATGCAGAGCGGCCGCGGGTACGGTCGCGACGGCGACGGCGGGTTCCTGTACTTCGACACGGCCGCGGAGCTCGGCGTGATTCTCGAGCTGATCGAGGTGCCGGCCCGGCGGCGAACGCCGGAGGCGATCTGGCCGTTGCCGGAATCAGTTCAGGCGCGCGCGTGA
- a CDS encoding NAD(P)-dependent oxidoreductase — protein sequence MSTDQTRKVCIVGASGKLGQYMVRHALDRGYEVVGVCRERSVPKLAAYADRITIVPGPTNDREVIRKAVAGCDGVLTVLVPWRVQQYSSGTAQAVLDYAEPDARLIFSCGWHITRDGKDQYSWKFKAALRIATVLARLVRAAEIDDQVEACRRIFASDRRWTVVRGSDLEEGESQGLPAWSHHVGDPVLASNLTRRVDFALFMVEALTDDTLVHEAPAIVGCRSPSALTHGATSRARLN from the coding sequence ATGAGCACGGACCAGACGCGGAAGGTCTGCATCGTCGGCGCCTCGGGGAAGCTCGGGCAGTACATGGTTCGGCACGCGCTGGACCGCGGCTACGAGGTCGTCGGCGTCTGCCGCGAGCGCAGCGTCCCGAAGCTCGCCGCGTACGCGGACCGGATCACGATCGTTCCCGGGCCGACGAACGACCGGGAGGTGATCCGCAAGGCGGTCGCCGGATGCGACGGCGTGCTGACGGTGCTCGTTCCCTGGCGCGTGCAGCAGTACTCGTCGGGCACGGCGCAGGCGGTGCTCGACTACGCCGAGCCCGACGCGCGCCTGATCTTCTCGTGCGGCTGGCACATCACCCGCGACGGCAAGGACCAGTACTCCTGGAAGTTCAAGGCGGCGCTCCGGATCGCGACGGTGCTGGCCCGCCTCGTGCGCGCGGCCGAGATCGACGACCAGGTCGAGGCGTGCCGGCGGATCTTCGCCAGCGACCGGCGCTGGACCGTCGTGCGCGGAAGCGACCTCGAGGAGGGCGAGAGCCAGGGCCTGCCTGCGTGGAGCCATCACGTCGGCGACCCGGTCCTCGCGAGCAACCTGACGCGGCGCGTCGACTTCGCGCTGTTCATGGTGGAGGCGCTCACCGACGACACGCTCGTCCACGAGGCGCCCGCGATCGTCGGGTGCCGCTCCCCCAGTGCGCTGACCCACGGCGCTACCTCACGCGCGCGCCTGAACTGA
- a CDS encoding TetR/AcrR family transcriptional regulator C-terminal domain-containing protein, which translates to MRERGTGRRAKPKRAPLSRERVVAAAMALADENGEAGVTMRAIGARLGVEAMSLYNHVAGREQILDGMVDAVFGEIDLPAPATDWKEAMRGRAVSACAVLRRHPWAIGLMDSRSQPGPATLRHHDVVLGVLRAGGFSVAMTAHAVSVIDSYLYGFVLQELSLPFTGPAELGEIADDILRDLPTDAYPHLTELIAEHALRPGYDYADEFEFGLSLILDALHPDEV; encoded by the coding sequence ATGCGCGAGCGCGGCACGGGCAGGCGCGCGAAGCCGAAGCGGGCGCCGCTCAGCCGGGAGCGGGTGGTCGCCGCCGCGATGGCCCTGGCGGACGAGAACGGCGAGGCCGGCGTCACGATGCGGGCGATCGGCGCCCGGCTGGGCGTCGAGGCGATGTCGCTGTACAACCACGTCGCCGGCCGGGAGCAGATCCTCGACGGGATGGTCGACGCCGTGTTCGGCGAGATCGACCTTCCGGCGCCGGCGACGGACTGGAAGGAGGCGATGCGCGGCCGCGCCGTCTCGGCGTGCGCGGTGCTGCGCCGCCACCCCTGGGCGATCGGCCTGATGGACTCCCGCAGCCAGCCCGGCCCGGCGACCCTGCGCCACCACGACGTCGTCCTGGGCGTCCTGCGGGCGGGAGGCTTCTCCGTCGCGATGACCGCGCACGCCGTCTCGGTCATCGACAGCTATCTCTACGGGTTCGTCCTTCAGGAGCTGAGCCTGCCGTTCACCGGTCCCGCCGAGCTCGGCGAGATCGCGGACGACATCCTGCGCGACCTGCCGACCGACGCCTACCCGCACCTCACGGAGCTGATCGCCGAGCACGCCCTCCGGCCGGGCTACGACTACGCCGACGAGTTCGAGTTCGGCCTCTCCCTGATCCTCGATGCGCTGCACCCCGACGAGGTCTAG
- a CDS encoding carboxylate-amine ligase — translation MTSEAAEEMERRSRFGEGDPFSLGVEEELFLVDPVTGEQINASTAVIDRLGPVDGRVERELHACQVELITDVCRTAGEAVGTLGGLRAAVVATGVGLLGAGTHPAAEEGDAEITDKVRYERIRELLGDAVATPVNGLHVHVGMPDAETAIRAFNGLRRHLPLLQALGANSPFRHSRDTGLASAREVTTRGWPRSGVPRAMRDFEDFCAMSALLARAADVPDYTWFWWKLRPHPRLGTVEIRALDTQTSLEDLAALVALVHCLARHASELGADPAADPPGELLDEGVFRAARYGIDAQLPDAEGRLRPVRSLLDDVVEMVAPDARELGCEGELDGLHRLVERGGGAGRQRSLHAIGGMGTLLRETTALTVAGAPNGATTSPPT, via the coding sequence ATGACGAGCGAGGCCGCGGAGGAGATGGAACGACGGAGCCGCTTCGGCGAGGGCGATCCCTTCTCGCTCGGGGTGGAGGAGGAGCTGTTCCTCGTCGACCCGGTCACCGGCGAGCAGATCAACGCCTCCACCGCGGTGATCGATCGGCTGGGGCCGGTCGACGGCAGGGTCGAGCGCGAGCTGCACGCTTGTCAGGTCGAGCTGATCACGGACGTCTGCCGCACCGCCGGCGAGGCGGTGGGGACGCTCGGCGGCCTGCGGGCCGCAGTCGTCGCGACCGGTGTCGGGCTGCTCGGAGCGGGGACGCATCCCGCGGCCGAGGAGGGCGACGCGGAGATCACGGACAAGGTCCGCTATGAGCGCATCCGCGAGCTGTTGGGAGATGCCGTCGCGACGCCGGTCAACGGCCTTCACGTGCACGTCGGGATGCCGGACGCCGAGACGGCGATCCGCGCCTTCAACGGGCTGCGGCGGCATCTGCCGCTGTTGCAGGCGCTCGGCGCGAACTCGCCGTTCCGGCACAGCCGCGACACCGGGCTGGCGTCCGCGCGCGAGGTGACGACGCGGGGGTGGCCGCGCTCCGGCGTGCCGCGCGCGATGCGCGACTTCGAGGACTTCTGCGCGATGAGCGCGCTGCTCGCGCGCGCCGCCGACGTGCCGGACTACACGTGGTTCTGGTGGAAGCTGCGGCCGCATCCGCGGCTCGGGACGGTCGAGATCCGCGCGCTCGACACGCAGACCTCGCTGGAGGACCTCGCGGCGCTCGTCGCGCTCGTCCACTGCCTCGCCCGCCACGCCAGCGAGCTGGGCGCCGACCCGGCGGCCGACCCGCCTGGCGAGCTGCTCGACGAGGGCGTCTTCCGTGCGGCGCGTTACGGCATCGACGCCCAGCTGCCTGATGCCGAAGGCCGCCTGCGACCCGTTCGCTCGCTGCTCGACGACGTGGTCGAGATGGTTGCGCCAGACGCACGAGAGCTCGGCTGCGAGGGCGAGCTGGACGGATTGCACCGGCTGGTCGAGCGCGGCGGCGGCGCCGGCCGGCAGCGGTCGCTGCACGCGATCGGCGGGATGGGGACGCTGCTGCGCGAGACGACGGCGCTGACGGTCGCCGGCGCCCCGAACGGCGCGACGACGTCCCCTCCCACGTGA
- a CDS encoding alpha/beta fold hydrolase has product MADVRNVVLVHGGFVDGSGWKGVYDLLKADGFNVSVVQNQTLSLESDVETTRNVLDLQDGPTILVGHSYGGVVITEAGGHERVAGLVYIAAFAPDAGESVNALIADPPPGAPVPPILPPQDGFLFLDREKFAESFAADLPAELAAFMADSQVPWGVEALNGAVGEPAWRGKPSWYLVATEDRMIPPPAQRVMSERAGATVVEASGSHSIYVSQPRTTADLIAQAAREADRAQ; this is encoded by the coding sequence ATGGCAGACGTGCGGAACGTGGTTCTCGTCCACGGCGGCTTCGTCGACGGCTCCGGCTGGAAGGGCGTCTACGACCTGCTGAAGGCGGACGGCTTCAACGTGAGCGTCGTGCAGAATCAGACGCTCTCGCTCGAGAGCGACGTCGAGACGACACGCAACGTGCTGGACCTCCAGGACGGCCCGACGATCCTCGTCGGCCATTCCTACGGCGGCGTCGTGATCACGGAGGCCGGCGGCCACGAGCGCGTGGCCGGCCTGGTCTACATCGCCGCGTTCGCGCCCGACGCGGGCGAGTCGGTCAACGCGCTGATCGCCGACCCGCCGCCCGGCGCGCCGGTGCCGCCGATCCTGCCGCCCCAGGACGGGTTCCTGTTCCTCGACCGCGAGAAGTTCGCGGAGTCGTTCGCGGCGGACCTCCCGGCCGAGCTGGCGGCGTTCATGGCCGACTCGCAGGTCCCGTGGGGCGTCGAGGCGCTCAACGGCGCCGTCGGCGAGCCGGCCTGGCGCGGCAAGCCGAGCTGGTACCTCGTCGCAACCGAGGACCGGATGATCCCGCCGCCGGCCCAGCGGGTGATGTCCGAGCGGGCGGGCGCGACCGTCGTCGAGGCGTCCGGCAGCCACTCGATCTACGTCTCGCAGCCGCGGACGACCGCCGATCTGATCGCGCAGGCCGCCCGCGAGGCCGATCGCGCGCAGTAG
- a CDS encoding ATP-binding protein translates to MFGPARDEAAPLVGRVQEQRLLTSLLDEVGDRGQVLVLRGEPGIGKSRLLSVAAQTARDRAMTVLTATGVQSEAHLPFAGLHQMFRPVRRRAVELPAIQRSALDAAFGLTHDVAPEHYRIAMASLDLVSEVAGDAPLLLIVEDAHWLDPPTADVLAFVARRIESDPVLLLVAARDGYPSALADAGLPEHRLSGLDDATAATLLDAVAPDLPRTARNRVLREAAGNPLALLELPAVAGEPDDEPSVAGGLPLTERLERAFAARVSDLPDTTRLVLLVAALSDKDAVGEILQAAGTLAGASLDLDAAEPAADAGIADLDLRTLRFRHPLIRSAVAQSASLADRRRVHQALAEVLEDQDRRVWHRAALLTGAHEDVAGELEAAGARARQRGAGAVAVTAMRRAAELGEPASRTRRLLAAAGLAVELGRPDVVAPLMRAVRQLDLGQLDRARATWVEETAVTRPLGDAGRFASLISAAERAGAAGDRDLQVDLLWLLASRAWWVDPGTDARRLLIDAAARLGDANAEDPRIFAVHAYADPLGHAAGVLERLTSAARAERLDTDAARFFGPAALVVGAFDLGNDFLAAAIDGLRTEGRLGHLPRLLVLHANMAARLCDWDVAIPAAEEARRLAEELAEPQWSAAADTVIALVAAMRGDDQEADRLATEAELVAEPVGANITMAFAQFGRTLAALAAGRHADAYASAARVFDPADSAHHPVISSWLIADLADAARQIDEQTAARARVAQVEAMAGERPGTWIALSLRHARALVADPAEAGERFEEALATDLARWPFQRARIQLAYGQWLRRDRRVAESRAVLRAARDTFDGLGCAPWGEQARRELRASGERSRRRLPEARDQLTAQELQIAQLAAQGLSNREIGRRLYLSHRTISTHLYRVFPKLGITSRGELAAALAPVVAGADAPGGQRRRT, encoded by the coding sequence ATGTTCGGCCCCGCTCGCGACGAGGCTGCGCCCTTGGTCGGCCGCGTCCAGGAGCAGCGCCTCCTGACCTCGCTCCTCGACGAGGTCGGCGACCGCGGGCAGGTGCTCGTGCTGCGCGGTGAGCCGGGGATCGGCAAGTCCCGGCTGCTGTCCGTCGCCGCGCAGACGGCACGCGACCGCGCGATGACGGTGCTCACGGCGACGGGCGTGCAGTCAGAGGCGCATCTGCCGTTCGCCGGGCTGCACCAGATGTTCCGCCCGGTCCGCAGGCGCGCAGTCGAGCTGCCGGCGATCCAACGGAGCGCGCTCGACGCCGCCTTCGGGCTGACGCACGACGTGGCGCCCGAGCACTACCGGATCGCGATGGCATCGCTCGACCTCGTCTCGGAGGTCGCGGGCGACGCGCCGCTGCTGCTGATCGTCGAGGACGCGCACTGGCTCGATCCCCCGACGGCGGACGTGCTCGCGTTCGTCGCGCGCCGGATCGAGTCCGACCCGGTCCTGCTCCTGGTCGCGGCGCGTGACGGTTACCCCTCGGCGCTCGCCGATGCGGGCCTGCCGGAGCACAGGCTCTCGGGCCTCGACGACGCGACCGCCGCGACGCTGCTGGACGCGGTCGCCCCCGACCTCCCCCGCACGGCTCGCAACCGCGTGCTGCGCGAGGCCGCCGGCAACCCGCTCGCGCTGCTCGAGCTGCCCGCCGTCGCCGGAGAGCCCGACGACGAGCCGTCGGTGGCCGGCGGCCTGCCGCTGACCGAGCGGCTCGAGCGCGCGTTCGCCGCGCGCGTGTCCGACCTGCCCGACACGACCCGCCTCGTGCTGCTGGTGGCCGCGCTCAGCGACAAGGACGCCGTCGGCGAGATCCTGCAGGCCGCCGGCACGCTCGCGGGCGCGTCGCTCGACCTCGACGCCGCCGAGCCCGCCGCCGACGCCGGCATCGCCGACCTCGACCTGCGAACGCTTCGCTTCCGGCACCCCCTCATCCGCTCGGCGGTCGCGCAGAGCGCGAGCCTGGCGGACCGGCGGCGCGTCCATCAGGCGCTGGCGGAGGTGCTGGAGGATCAGGACCGGCGTGTCTGGCACCGCGCGGCGTTGCTCACCGGTGCCCACGAGGACGTCGCGGGCGAGCTCGAAGCAGCCGGTGCGCGGGCGCGGCAGCGGGGCGCGGGCGCCGTCGCGGTCACCGCGATGCGCCGTGCGGCCGAGCTCGGCGAACCCGCGAGCCGCACCCGGCGCCTGCTCGCCGCCGCCGGGCTCGCCGTCGAGCTGGGGCGCCCGGACGTCGTGGCACCGCTGATGCGAGCGGTGCGGCAGCTCGATCTCGGGCAGCTGGACCGCGCGCGAGCCACCTGGGTCGAGGAGACCGCGGTGACGCGCCCGCTCGGCGACGCAGGGCGATTCGCGTCGCTGATCTCCGCCGCGGAGCGCGCCGGCGCGGCCGGCGATCGCGATCTGCAGGTCGACCTCCTCTGGCTGCTCGCCTCACGCGCATGGTGGGTCGATCCCGGCACGGACGCGCGACGGCTGCTGATCGACGCCGCCGCCCGGCTCGGCGACGCGAACGCGGAGGACCCGCGCATCTTCGCGGTCCACGCCTACGCCGATCCGTTGGGCCACGCGGCGGGGGTGCTCGAACGGCTGACGAGCGCGGCACGGGCCGAGCGCCTCGACACCGACGCCGCGCGCTTCTTCGGCCCGGCCGCGCTGGTGGTCGGTGCCTTCGACCTCGGCAACGACTTCCTCGCGGCGGCGATCGACGGGCTGCGCACCGAGGGACGGCTCGGGCACCTGCCGCGCCTGCTCGTCCTCCACGCGAACATGGCCGCACGGCTCTGCGACTGGGACGTCGCGATCCCGGCCGCCGAGGAGGCGCGGCGCCTCGCCGAGGAGCTTGCCGAACCGCAGTGGTCGGCCGCCGCGGACACGGTGATCGCGCTGGTCGCGGCGATGCGCGGCGACGACCAGGAAGCCGACCGGCTGGCGACGGAGGCCGAACTGGTCGCGGAGCCGGTCGGCGCGAACATCACGATGGCGTTCGCGCAGTTCGGCAGGACGCTCGCCGCGCTCGCCGCGGGCCGCCACGCCGACGCGTACGCGTCCGCCGCGCGAGTCTTCGATCCGGCCGACTCGGCCCACCACCCGGTGATCTCCTCCTGGCTGATCGCGGATCTGGCCGACGCCGCGCGGCAGATCGACGAGCAGACCGCCGCGCGGGCGCGCGTCGCGCAGGTCGAGGCGATGGCCGGTGAGCGTCCGGGCACGTGGATCGCGCTGAGCCTCCGGCACGCTCGAGCGCTGGTCGCGGACCCGGCGGAGGCGGGCGAGCGGTTCGAGGAGGCGCTCGCGACCGACCTCGCGCGCTGGCCGTTCCAGCGCGCCCGGATCCAGCTCGCATACGGTCAGTGGCTGCGCCGCGACCGCCGTGTCGCCGAGTCGCGCGCCGTCCTGCGCGCCGCGCGCGACACGTTCGACGGGCTCGGATGCGCGCCGTGGGGCGAGCAGGCGCGGCGCGAGCTGCGCGCGTCGGGCGAACGCAGCCGCCGCCGGCTGCCGGAGGCGCGCGATCAGCTGACCGCGCAGGAGCTGCAGATCGCGCAGCTGGCGGCGCAGGGGCTGTCGAACCGCGAGATCGGCCGGCGGCTGTACCTCTCGCACCGCACGATCAGCACGCATCTGTACCGCGTGTTCCCGAAGCTCGGGATCACCTCGCGCGGTGAGCTGGCGGCCGCGCTGGCACCGGTCGTGGCCGGCGCCGACGCGCCAGGCGGTCAGCGCCGGCGTACGTAA
- a CDS encoding arsenate reductase family protein yields the protein MTLTLMHNPHCPTSVNALDALTEAGHDVTVRKYLLVAERLSEPEVRSLAERLQGDPVDALIRRDKKYKDLGLDADGLDLDAVVATLVEHPALLQRPILDDGENVVIGRPRERQRAWAAAGKAVVEA from the coding sequence ATGACCCTGACACTGATGCACAACCCGCATTGCCCGACGTCGGTGAATGCGCTGGACGCCCTCACCGAAGCCGGCCACGACGTGACCGTGCGCAAGTACCTGCTCGTCGCCGAGCGGCTGTCCGAGCCGGAGGTGCGGTCGCTCGCCGAGCGCCTGCAGGGCGATCCGGTCGACGCGCTGATCCGGCGCGACAAGAAGTACAAGGACCTCGGTCTCGACGCCGACGGCCTCGACCTCGACGCCGTCGTCGCGACCCTCGTCGAGCACCCCGCGCTGCTGCAACGGCCGATCCTCGACGACGGCGAGAACGTCGTGATCGGGCGCCCGCGCGAGCGGCAGCGCGCGTGGGCGGCAGCCGGGAAGGCCGTCGTCGAGGCGTGA
- a CDS encoding AbrB/MazE/SpoVT family DNA-binding domain-containing protein, whose amino-acid sequence MARVVKKEPARRAGRQGSRISSKHQVTIPRDAFTAAGLHEGDLVRIEAAGPGRVVLTRQDDLLDHFSGAMRAGADLRRTVGDLRDEWA is encoded by the coding sequence ATGGCAAGAGTCGTAAAGAAAGAGCCGGCCCGCCGCGCCGGACGCCAGGGCTCTCGGATCTCCAGCAAGCATCAGGTCACGATCCCGAGGGACGCCTTCACCGCCGCCGGGCTGCATGAAGGCGATCTGGTGCGGATCGAGGCGGCTGGGCCCGGGCGTGTGGTGCTGACGCGGCAGGACGATCTGCTCGATCACTTCAGCGGCGCGATGAGAGCCGGCGCTGACCTGCGGCGCACCGTCGGCGACCTGCGCGACGAGTGGGCGTAG
- a CDS encoding type II toxin-antitoxin system VapC family toxin: MGVALLDSSVVIAFLNGDDALHRAADRTVREVAREHGLAVSAVTIAEVLTGAKLGHHDETIMRRFLSEIVGARFPVEEQVAERAAELRAANRALRTPDALILATGDLHADVVVTGDAGWAKVRDVGCAIVAIDG; this comes from the coding sequence GTGGGCGTAGCGCTGCTCGACTCCAGCGTCGTCATCGCCTTCCTCAACGGCGACGACGCGCTGCACAGGGCCGCCGACCGTACGGTGCGCGAGGTCGCGCGCGAGCACGGGCTCGCGGTCTCCGCGGTGACGATCGCGGAGGTGCTGACCGGCGCGAAGCTCGGGCATCACGACGAGACGATCATGCGGCGGTTCCTGTCAGAGATCGTCGGAGCTCGATTCCCTGTCGAAGAGCAGGTCGCGGAGCGCGCGGCAGAGCTGCGTGCGGCGAACCGCGCGCTGCGCACGCCTGACGCGCTGATTCTCGCGACCGGTGACCTTCACGCCGACGTCGTCGTCACCGGCGATGCAGGCTGGGCGAAGGTGCGCGACGTCGGCTGCGCGATCGTCGCAATCGACGGCTGA